From Candidatus Nomurabacteria bacterium, one genomic window encodes:
- a CDS encoding FG-GAP repeat protein, which produces MPGTGTYRTLIVLAGVAVVFFVLYLSGFFKPNQAPDITTDLSQFDLVGQRVEEDFSQYPLVSLSEERTLTDTLKDGVEITYGNQASTTFASPDLSESLSLQFPDSLNEPLTITLPGNRQFTVRHNTTQPHRASLLTAGTNEDTVPDTLREGSMTWPSGPERSLSEVVSGAVSPQYLKYTSEDNRLHTYYAYQKDQAAGYRNLKHWTIFQTGTGHETQSYTFSNAHLTTNDRGEVEVRYLPTNTPPEPGVEEDLWARAQRTIAADMLADIENRAPDLIIPAPYTIDAQGNQQTHEWQVTKASTIDPNDTSGDYVLSVSFDVPLLGYPIALDPTLQFTAPGVSNSGDVITGEATNSEYGKAVAIGDWNSDGKTDLAVGAHDYDDGGSTDIGRVYIFWGGESTGYAADAPVIITGEVAGDLFGYSLTSGDVNGDGTDDLLVGAYNYDVSNTEGRVYIWFGGPIESGSANTADVTLTGSIAGENTGTAIGVADYNGDGVKDVAVGAYGYTSRTGRTYIFYGPVSSDVTSNADVVYTGEAGNNFFGYAITSGDLNSDGIDDLVATARAYSVTQGRAYVFYGGSMSSSSASAADVVLSGGASSMFFGNSVTIGDLNNDGTDDLAIGAIAVSSSQGAVYIFYGGMMVSESASGADVTLTGESSTNGQFGFTLAQGDLNADGSDDLVVSAPGYDVTTNEGRVYVFYGGSIISGNATSADLIITGESTSNFFGYNALAVADLNHDGKEDLVAGAYAYNSSQGRTYIFYSQSGQVNLDQHITGEGTSDYFGKSFATGDFNNDGRDDLAVGAYLDNSNAGKVYIFYNDGDYTTLASTSDVTLTGDSSSNFGGALAVGDFNSDGVDDLVVGASIKTTLTGEVYVFYGGAMVSEGASGADVTLTGEATVSFFGSSLAVGDYDADGKDDLAVGAFLYGGSKGRTYVFYGDLVSEYASTSDVLYTNDGTAEAFGYSLATGDLNSDGIDDLIVGATGYSSNLGRAYVFYGGSLASSSDSLADVILTGTIAASAFANALTIGDFNSDGRDDLVIGAPGYSSNQGRVYIFYGNILASTTDSAADVTLTGEALSSFGTALTAGDLNHDGQTDIVVGAWQYNTYQGRTYIFYNDGSYPTAAASADIIITGDSTNDDFGHAFITGDFNADGKDDLVIGAPGYNNGGDTGRIYFYETREDYAWEIQRSPLSDGLRVDPIMGYELKITGESASNLFAAASAIGDLNNDGKDDLVVGAYSYNSNAGRVYIFYNDGSYQTKAGRADVIIEGEAATNYFGVNLEIGDLNNDGKDDLVVGATLYGGTVGRAYIFYGGGIASGNATDADVVLTGEGASNSFGSALAVGDFNADGVEDLAVSANSYSSATGRAYIFYGGSMITENASGADVTLTGQATTNNFGTSLATGDFNSDGEDDLAVGANTYGSYEGRAYIFYGGAMISENASGADAIITGEAGNSYLGVVLSSGDFNSDGSDDLVVSAHGYNSSQGRAYIFYGGSIITENASGADVTLTGEATSNSFSLDLISGDFNHDGMEDLAVGAVGYNSSQGRAYIFYGGSIITENASGADVTLDGETGYYGRYMAAGDINNDGGDDLVIGAHLYNSNQGRLYFYTTNDWQVTGAASEDDLGKDVVVGDFNNDGKNDLAVSAAGYNSNQGRTYIFYGGVKHSTTTTSADVTLTGDSGTAFGTALTKGDFNNDGVDDLVVSATSYGSGAGRTYIFYGGSLADGDASDADVTLTGEGILGYFGHSLTTGDYNADGTDDLVVGAYGYSNGGNTGRAYVFYGGSMIDENATGADVTYTGEGTSNYFGDRVATGDFDNDGIDDLVVGAYVYSNTGRAYVFYGGSMSSANASTADVIMTGVGTSAYFGGALTVGDYNADGKDDLAVGSYRYDSFSGRVYVFYNATLSGSISASSADVILSGEASSDDNLGTTLATGDFDRDGVDDLAVGAWRSDTFTGDVYLFYGDNLHTSDAIDSGVKISGEATNSNFGISLAAGDVSGDGVDDLVIGAHGYDDSSNEGRVYIIMSEAATRAQGSFKQQGELLLRGNIKFE; this is translated from the coding sequence ATGCCAGGTACAGGTACGTACCGAACGTTAATTGTGTTGGCTGGAGTAGCAGTTGTGTTTTTCGTGTTGTATCTCTCTGGATTTTTTAAACCAAATCAAGCACCTGACATCACCACCGACCTCTCTCAATTCGATCTCGTCGGACAGCGTGTCGAAGAAGACTTCTCTCAGTACCCACTGGTCTCACTCTCCGAAGAACGTACCCTCACCGATACCCTTAAAGACGGGGTAGAGATCACCTATGGCAATCAAGCGAGTACTACCTTTGCTTCACCAGATCTTAGTGAATCCCTCTCCCTCCAGTTCCCAGATTCTCTCAACGAACCTCTCACCATCACGCTCCCTGGCAACAGACAGTTCACGGTGCGACACAACACCACCCAGCCACATCGTGCGTCGCTACTGACAGCGGGTACAAACGAAGACACGGTACCGGACACACTTCGAGAAGGGAGTATGACTTGGCCTAGCGGCCCGGAGCGCTCCCTGAGCGAAGTTGTGTCCGGTGCTGTGTCGCCGCAATACCTTAAGTACACAAGCGAAGACAACCGCCTCCACACCTACTACGCCTACCAGAAAGACCAAGCTGCCGGGTACCGCAACTTAAAACACTGGACCATCTTCCAAACCGGCACTGGTCACGAAACCCAGTCATACACCTTCTCAAACGCTCACTTAACCACCAACGACCGTGGTGAGGTCGAAGTCCGTTATCTTCCGACCAACACGCCACCCGAACCGGGCGTCGAAGAAGACCTTTGGGCGAGAGCGCAGCGCACGATTGCTGCTGATATGCTGGCTGATATTGAGAACCGCGCCCCAGACCTCATCATCCCGGCTCCATACACCATTGATGCTCAAGGCAACCAACAGACCCATGAGTGGCAGGTGACCAAAGCCTCTACCATCGATCCAAATGACACCTCTGGTGACTATGTTCTTTCCGTCTCCTTTGATGTACCACTCCTTGGCTACCCAATTGCGCTTGATCCGACGCTGCAGTTTACGGCGCCGGGGGTGAGTAACTCAGGGGATGTGATTACGGGGGAAGCGACTAATAGTGAATATGGTAAGGCGGTTGCAATCGGAGACTGGAATAGCGACGGGAAGACAGATCTAGCTGTAGGGGCACATGACTACGATGATGGGGGTTCTACAGATATTGGACGAGTGTACATTTTTTGGGGTGGTGAAAGCACGGGGTATGCCGCCGATGCTCCGGTTATCATTACTGGCGAAGTCGCAGGAGATCTGTTTGGTTACTCTTTAACGAGTGGTGATGTAAACGGTGACGGGACCGACGATCTCCTGGTGGGTGCCTATAACTATGACGTGTCAAATACAGAGGGTCGAGTGTACATATGGTTTGGAGGACCGATCGAAAGTGGCTCAGCTAACACTGCTGATGTCACCCTCACAGGAAGTATCGCAGGTGAAAATACAGGAACAGCAATAGGAGTTGCTGATTACAATGGCGATGGGGTGAAGGATGTCGCGGTCGGGGCGTATGGATATACGAGCCGGACTGGTCGCACATATATTTTCTATGGACCTGTCTCGTCTGATGTTACTTCAAATGCCGATGTAGTGTACACAGGAGAAGCTGGCAACAATTTCTTTGGTTATGCGATCACAAGCGGAGACTTGAACAGCGATGGGATTGATGATCTTGTAGCGACTGCTCGTGCATACAGTGTTACTCAAGGAAGAGCCTACGTTTTTTATGGTGGTAGCATGTCGAGTTCGAGTGCCTCCGCGGCGGATGTTGTGCTTTCGGGAGGAGCTTCCAGCATGTTTTTTGGTAACTCAGTAACGATAGGAGACCTAAATAATGACGGGACCGACGATCTTGCTATTGGAGCAATTGCTGTTAGTAGTAGTCAGGGAGCAGTGTACATTTTTTACGGCGGTATGATGGTGAGCGAAAGCGCTTCTGGTGCAGACGTGACCCTAACAGGAGAATCTTCAACCAATGGACAGTTTGGCTTTACCCTTGCACAGGGAGACTTGAATGCTGATGGTAGTGATGACCTCGTTGTAAGTGCTCCTGGGTATGATGTGACGACTAATGAAGGACGAGTCTATGTTTTTTACGGTGGATCAATAATTAGCGGAAATGCAACGTCTGCAGATCTGATAATAACCGGTGAAAGTACGTCGAATTTTTTTGGATACAACGCTCTTGCTGTTGCTGATCTCAATCATGATGGCAAGGAAGACTTGGTGGCAGGAGCATATGCCTATAACTCCTCCCAAGGCCGAACCTACATCTTCTACTCTCAATCTGGCCAGGTGAACCTCGACCAGCACATCACCGGCGAGGGAACGAGCGACTACTTTGGTAAATCCTTTGCAACAGGAGATTTTAATAACGACGGTAGAGATGACCTTGCGGTTGGTGCATATTTAGACAATTCCAACGCAGGTAAGGTGTACATTTTTTACAATGATGGAGACTATACTACCTTGGCGAGTACGAGTGACGTTACTCTAACAGGAGATAGTTCGAGTAATTTTGGCGGAGCGCTCGCTGTCGGAGACTTCAACAGTGACGGAGTTGATGACTTGGTGGTTGGTGCGTCGATCAAGACAACACTTACAGGAGAAGTATATGTATTTTATGGTGGAGCTATGGTGTCAGAAGGCGCTTCAGGTGCGGATGTAACTCTGACTGGCGAGGCGACTGTGAGTTTCTTTGGCTCTTCGCTCGCTGTCGGAGACTATGATGCTGATGGAAAAGATGATTTGGCAGTTGGTGCGTTTTTATATGGTGGCTCCAAGGGTCGGACGTATGTGTTTTATGGAGACTTAGTGTCTGAATATGCAAGCACCAGTGACGTGTTATACACAAACGACGGAACAGCTGAAGCGTTCGGCTACTCTTTAGCGACGGGTGATCTTAATTCCGACGGAATCGACGATCTGATTGTCGGCGCTACAGGCTATAGTAGCAACCTTGGTCGTGCCTACGTTTTTTACGGAGGTTCGCTTGCGAGCTCATCTGACAGCTTGGCAGATGTCATACTTACTGGAACTATCGCAGCATCTGCTTTTGCGAATGCTCTTACTATCGGAGACTTCAATAGCGACGGTCGTGATGACCTCGTCATCGGTGCCCCGGGTTACAGCTCAAATCAAGGTCGAGTGTACATTTTCTATGGGAACATTCTGGCAAGTACTACTGATAGCGCTGCAGATGTGACTTTGACCGGTGAAGCTTTAAGCAGTTTTGGTACCGCGTTGACCGCCGGCGATCTCAATCACGATGGTCAGACAGATATCGTGGTAGGAGCCTGGCAATACAATACCTATCAAGGCCGCACCTACATCTTCTACAACGACGGCTCGTACCCGACTGCAGCCGCCAGCGCCGACATCATCATCACCGGAGACAGTACCAACGATGACTTCGGTCACGCGTTCATAACTGGCGACTTCAACGCCGACGGCAAAGACGACCTCGTGATTGGTGCTCCGGGCTACAACAATGGCGGCGACACCGGCCGCATCTATTTCTACGAAACCCGCGAGGACTACGCCTGGGAGATCCAGCGCTCGCCACTATCTGATGGCTTGCGGGTTGATCCGATCATGGGCTATGAGCTGAAGATTACGGGGGAAAGTGCCTCAAATCTTTTTGCAGCAGCAAGTGCGATCGGTGACCTTAACAATGATGGTAAGGATGATCTTGTGGTGGGGGCTTACTCTTACAATTCAAATGCTGGGAGAGTGTATATCTTCTACAACGACGGGAGTTATCAAACCAAAGCCGGACGAGCTGATGTGATTATCGAGGGGGAAGCTGCTACCAACTACTTTGGAGTTAATTTGGAAATAGGTGACCTTAACAATGATGGCAAAGATGATCTCGTGGTGGGTGCGACATTGTATGGTGGTACAGTTGGTCGGGCATATATCTTCTATGGAGGTGGTATAGCTAGTGGAAACGCAACCGATGCTGACGTTGTATTGACTGGTGAAGGTGCGAGTAACAGTTTTGGGTCAGCACTTGCCGTTGGCGATTTTAATGCTGACGGTGTAGAGGACTTGGCCGTTTCAGCTAACAGCTACAGTTCTGCTACTGGCCGTGCCTACATCTTCTATGGTGGTTCGATGATTACTGAAAACGCTTCTGGTGCTGATGTGACACTGACTGGCCAAGCCACCACTAATAATTTTGGAACCTCTCTAGCAACTGGCGATTTCAATTCAGACGGGGAAGACGATCTCGCGGTTGGGGCAAATACATATGGCAGTTACGAGGGCCGTGCCTACATCTTCTACGGTGGTGCAATGATCTCTGAAAATGCATCGGGCGCGGATGCGATTATCACCGGCGAAGCCGGAAATAGTTACCTAGGTGTTGTACTTAGTTCGGGTGATTTCAATTCAGACGGGAGTGATGACTTGGTAGTTAGTGCACATGGCTACAACTCTTCCCAAGGCCGTGCCTACATCTTCTACGGTGGTTCGATAATTACTGAAAACGCCTCTGGTGCTGATGTGACATTGACCGGTGAAGCGACTAGTAACAGTTTTAGTCTTGATTTAATTTCGGGTGATTTTAATCACGACGGCATGGAGGATCTTGCAGTCGGTGCGGTTGGCTACAACTCTTCCCAAGGCCGTGCCTACATCTTCTACGGTGGTTCGATAATTACTGAAAACGCCTCTGGTGCTGATGTTACTCTCGACGGAGAGACAGGGTATTACGGACGTTACATGGCTGCAGGGGATATTAATAACGACGGTGGTGACGATTTGGTGATAGGCGCACATTTGTATAATTCTAACCAAGGTCGGTTGTATTTCTACACGACGAATGATTGGCAGGTGACCGGTGCTGCGTCTGAAGATGATCTCGGTAAGGATGTTGTTGTAGGAGACTTTAATAATGATGGAAAAAATGACTTGGCAGTAAGTGCTGCGGGATACAACTCAAACCAAGGCCGCACCTACATCTTCTATGGAGGTGTTAAACATTCCACAACCACGACTAGTGCAGATGTAACGCTGACCGGCGACAGTGGTACGGCGTTTGGAACAGCCCTAACTAAGGGTGACTTTAACAACGATGGAGTTGACGACTTGGTGGTTAGTGCTACTTCGTATGGAAGTGGTGCTGGTCGCACCTATATTTTCTATGGCGGCAGCTTAGCTGACGGTGACGCGAGTGATGCTGATGTGACGCTAACCGGTGAGGGGATACTTGGTTACTTTGGACATTCTCTTACGACAGGTGACTACAATGCAGACGGCACCGATGATCTCGTAGTTGGTGCGTATGGTTATTCAAACGGTGGTAATACCGGTCGCGCCTATGTCTTCTACGGCGGCTCAATGATCGATGAAAACGCAACCGGCGCAGATGTGACATACACTGGTGAAGGAACGAGTAACTACTTTGGAGACAGGGTGGCTACAGGTGATTTTGATAATGATGGTATAGATGACTTGGTGGTGGGGGCGTATGTATACAGCAATACCGGTCGCGCCTATGTCTTCTACGGCGGCTCGATGAGTTCTGCAAACGCTTCAACGGCAGATGTAATTATGACGGGAGTGGGTACTAGTGCGTATTTTGGTGGGGCTCTTACAGTGGGTGACTATAATGCCGACGGCAAAGACGATCTGGCGGTTGGGTCATACCGATATGATTCATTTAGTGGTCGAGTGTATGTTTTCTACAATGCGACGCTCTCAGGATCGATCTCTGCATCGTCTGCAGATGTGATATTAAGTGGTGAGGCAAGTAGTGATGATAACTTAGGTACAACACTTGCAACTGGCGACTTTGATCGTGACGGAGTTGACGATCTTGCAGTGGGTGCGTGGCGCAGCGACACCTTTACCGGAGACGTCTACCTCTTTTACGGTGATAATTTACACACCTCAGATGCAATCGACAGCGGTGTGAAGATCAGTGGTGAAGCAACAAATAGTAACTTTGGTATTTCTCTCGCAGCTGGCGACGTTTCGGGTGATGGGGTTGATGATCTGGTTATCGGTGCACACGGATATGACGATTCTTCAAATGAAGGTCGAGTGTATATCATCATGTCCGAAGCGGCGACTCGTGCACAGGGGTCGTTCAAGCAGCAAGGGGAATTGTTGCTGCGGGGGAATATTAAGTTTGAATAA